A window of Centroberyx gerrardi isolate f3 chromosome 19, fCenGer3.hap1.cur.20231027, whole genome shotgun sequence genomic DNA:
AGTCATGTaatcttttatttaaaatgtgttagaatgtgtttttatttttatttaatatgaGTAAATGATACAAGACCCGCCTGTTTCGTCTGTTATCAGAACATAAATAATAGATCTGACTGGTTTCTATTCTCTGGTTGATTATCATTCTACTCTGGAGAGATTTCTGTTTTTCATATTGAgagcaaacaaacattttatatttctcTTGGTGTCTTATGTTGTGATTGACCAGAATAAATAATGTGGAGCGTGTTGttactgtgtgtgcgtgtgcgtgtgtgtgtgtgtgtgtgtgtgtgtgcgtgtgtgtgtgtgtgtgcgtgtgcgtgtgtgtgtgtgtgtgtgtgtgcgtgtgtgtgtgtgtgtgtgtgtgtgtgcaggctgagGCGCTGCaggacctgctgcaggaggcgGACAGCAGGATAGGACTGTCAGTGGAGAAGAAAGCCAGCGTCATCCCCCGGGTGAGGAGCCGATCGATCACAAAACATATTGATCACTTCAATCTATTCATCCACTCGTTTACtgtatttcttcatttatttactgaCTGACATGTTTACTCTCAGttgcttacttacttatttacttactgacttactttattgcctatttatttatttatttgtttgtttgtttattaacTCAGGATTTTTTAAGTGTAAAaagtgtgtaaaaaaaatctcattttaaAATAGATTTTATTAGTTGTTTTTACATCTTTTTCTAAAGCAATTTATAAACAGATTTGTTTAATGTAGCAACAActtgtcgtctcaacagaattgaacagatggttaatttctgtctgtttctgactgaactgatcatttcatcactgatccatctgactgatttagtgtttagataatgtcagcttgttagctagctaaccatagcatctggtcagctaacatcactgtcttgttgttaacacatctgattagcacactagctaacgtagctagcagcagctagcgttagcgtgttcacattaacatcggtgtgtttgccggctagttagctagctaacagtttgttcaggttaactgagctgactcttctcaagctacaactcagagtgttttggagtagagactagggctaaagacaagacagtttactgagtcacagtaaccaaatctgGAATAAAGTCACCAGACTTTTGGGAGCTAATCCAGTGACGTGGTTCAGATGGTTAAAGTGACCTCAGGACGTCAGACTTCACAGTTTCAATTTAATAGTGTTTATTTGAATAGAAACATTGCAGATACACatagaacataaaaaaaatagtctgaTCACACTAGTGACAGATCATAACATTTAGTTAATTTGCAGTGTTCGtcctggaatctgacagaaatgACTCGCCTGCTTAGTAATTTATAGAAGAAACGTATTTACATGCTGTCCAGAAAAATCAACTGTTCACACTGATCACTTTACTGAGAATGTTACTGATGaaccaatctctctctctctctctctccctccctctctctctctctctctctctctctctctctctctctctctctctctctctccctccctctctctctctctctctctctctctctctctctcagtgtgatgTGGGCGAGCGATGTGCGATGAAACACGGTCCTCGTATCGGCCGGCTGTGCGACTGTCTGAGAGGAACCGCCTGCAACACCTTCTTCCTGCGCTgttactgaacacacacacacacacacacacacacacacacacacacacacacacacacacccctctggaCCGTGTCGAGCGTCCCTCTGCATGTGTTTGgtctttgttttcttcatgtGGATTTAGCCTGTAGCTGCTGCAGCGTCTGCACCAcagattcatttatttttgttaaataAAGAATCTTCATAGTTTCACGGCTCCGAACCTGCTTCCTTACTGTGATGCACTTCCTGTtggaacaggatgttggggggcggggcttaacgcAGGGAGGGCTCAGTCAGAAGTGTAAACcgatgggagatcagttagggagagaaaggcagtttgattggatgggaggggcagagggggcgggactgttcaaaaatctgtgatgttttattggttggagtttttatttcctcttcctggtgcagtgtgatgtcactgttAAAGACACTCTGATTAGGAATGAGATttggatataaaaatacaagaaaataatttgGTTATTTTGGGGGGGAATTTAGTATTTAACAGGTGAATATTTTGACACGGAAAATTTACTatcaaggtgaaaaagtcatttttcatttcactgtgactttaaaatCTAGAAGAATTCCAGCTGTAAATGATTCAGTTCTCCGACACTCTGATGTCTCTGATGTCTCTCAGAGCTCCTCAGCGCTCTGCAGAGTTTTTagcagattattattatttatttttattattattattattattataagcgTCTGAATATCATCTGCAGACGGACAGAAGGTTCGATCATCAGAGAAACTTCCAGCTGCCTGGAAACTCTGACTGGGACGCTTCCTGTTCGTGGGATAAATCTTGCATATTTATGAAAactattttaatattttattttcatacatGATCATGTCTGAGTGAATAGCATCATTATGTGTTAAAGCAactgtcatttatttataaaaTAAGATGAACATCAAAACCCAGTTTCTCCCCCGGACGATTTTCATCACATCAAACTTctaatgagacaaaaaaaataataataataaaatgagcTTATTCATAAATTCTATTCTTTTATGTAGAGgaaatacacataaaacacattttattagTGTGTTGAAACAGAACCCGgaacagaaagtgagttttgagagACAGAAGCCTCAGCAGCTGGTTGAGTAATCGATGATGACCGGTATTGATCAGTGATATCAGATATATTCTGGCCTGTTTGTGACATGAAGCTGGTCAGAGTTCAGACtggattcttttcactggaaacattagaaacgacaaaataaagtgcagaaacaaagtaaagtcagattcctcttctctctgtgaatggatccacagtttgtcagtttctgttgatccagatTCTGTTGATCCAgattctgttgatccagtttctgttgatccagatTCTGTTGATCCAgattctgttgatccagtttctgttgatccagtttctgttgatccagtttctgttgatccagtttctgttgatccagtttctgttgctgatggagagacacaatctgttctgtgatggatggatttaaaatggactgaaggacaaaactgcaggagaaAGTACACAAAGTACataaaaagtacacaaaaaaagctactcaagtacagtaacaggagtaaatgtaattagttacttccagtCTTGCCTATAGGACAAGAAACACCAGATTTACGgcctttaatgtgttttaatgtcatCAAGTACGACATGTGGAACCTGGGATCAAGTTTTCCAGGAAGGATTTtgagtaaaaaacaaatttaaaaaagtaaaaatgtagCATTTTCATGGCATTTATTGGTAAATGGGTGTGACACTAACGAACTAACGAGGTGAAACATTTATTCTGCGTCATTTGGACTTTCATAAATCCAAAAATACTTCACAGAGCGACAAAGGAGGCAAATACAGAGAAACACGCAGAGAAGAAAGACATCACAAACCTCATATGAGCccaggccgtgtgtgtgtgtgtgtgtgtgtgtgtgtgtgtgtgtgtgtgtgagtgtgtgtgtgtgatggacagCTCGTCCTCTCTAAATACCCACAGAGCGTCTGATCAGCCTGAGGGTTCGTCACTCGTCTCGGCCTTAAAAAAGACGCTTCCCGGCCGCACGCCATTTCCACCCGGCTTCGCTCTGACAGACACGACTGACCGAACCACTGACAGGACGCCAGCTGAGGGCTCAGAGACACGCTTCGTACAGCCGTCCCACACAGAGCGCTCTACAGAGACGCTAAACAGAGAACCGAAGCTCTGTTCCAAACCGTTCCGTTACAGAAGCTCCGCCATTTTGTACTAGTGTCCGAATTCTAAACGGTTCATTTGATTCactatatagttcactataaaatacccacaatgcactgcacaTTGTAATGAACAGACGATGTGCCCTACAATAGGCTCGTTTGAGATGCAGTTTTGACCAGCGACTGCTCGGCCCGTTGCATGATGGGTAGAAAAGTTGTCCGACCCGACTGCGCGAGCCACGGGAATCTGGCGGGACCGAGGCGAGGCGCCGCGGCCGCTCTCCACCGACCGCACGGCTCCGAGGATCATGGGAAACGCCTCGAGCTGAGCGCTGATTGGTTCATCACAGTTGACCCACAGTGACATGAAGAGACTTCAGTCTCGTCTTCATTTTATTAGAACGCTATGTCATATTTTCCATAAATGCCACCTAATgcctacattaaaataaaaataagtaacgTGAAGGTCTGGGTCGTtatagcagtgtgtgtgggcggcGGTAACGcaccttttaaattgtttatcaaCCGCcgttaaacaaaactgaagaagaagaaaaactcgCCTGACTGCACTCGGCTCTTGTTTATTTTCCAGGCGAGCAGGAAGTCATCTCAAACAAGCATAAAttctcctgtataccacaatgcaatgcgatcgtcaccaaagaagaagagttGTGCTAGTCGCTAgcttgtgagctagctaacgttagcttattGTTTGCCAAACCAAAACACCTAAGCTGCCATCAGCAGACGGCAGCTTAGCTGACAAAACCACTCTGAcacatgattagaatttcaacaatttatttgtagtttaatgttcaaaacttcCCTGAGTACCTGAGTCCATTTCAGCCGTCTGTCCTGATGTTCAGTTTCTGAGGCGCTGCGTCCGGCGGCCTCACGACGTCCAGAGCAGCCGGGAGGTTCGATGCAGCGTCCGAGACTTCGTTCGGTCGTGGTCCGGAGAGTTCACTCTGACGAACGCTGCGTAGTGAAGAGTGAGAGAACAAGTGAACTATTCAGAACAGCTCAAGTCAACCAGCAGCATAAAGTACGGAAGCCCATGAGGacaaattcatacattttatttacgtCATTTTCCCGTGATAAGGAGTTCATTTTAATGATCATTGTATCACTTAACAGAAAAACCTGCTGTAAATACTGAAGTAATGTCTTCTTTTCCAGATACAGAACTCTCCCCAGAGGGATTCTGGACTACACACCCGGCAGAAACGCAGCTTACAGCCTACAGAATGACATCACACTTCAATTCTCGGTTTGTCCAATCAGAGACGACCTGCAGTCTCACTTCAATCAACCTTTTATTAGACTGTAGTCTGAGTCGGCCTGACCTTATCAGACCGATCAGAGAGCAGCGCTGTGTGAAGTGATAAGGTGGCATTTACAACACGCTTtccaatattattataatatgcTCAGATAAGACGAGTTAATTTACCCAGCATGCCGCTGTGAGCCGCAAATACAGAGGAAGAAATGACTCTAAAATGAGACTCAACATCTGAAAAAACAGACGACTGACTAACTGacatgaaacacaaacacatcacaggTTCGGACagttattttagttattttagtTTGGATTCATCTTTGAATCCAGTCTGAATATTACTGCTGCATCCatcttgttattttattttatcattgtttttattcatagtTTAATGCTCTTATCGCTGGATCATTCTAttataatgttttttcttttttttgcaattttattactttgtcttattattattggtaATAGCTTTCTGTGCAGCACAGCGAGCTGcttgtgctttataaataaagtttgacttgtTTTCAAGGATGGAATCGTCTGTATCTCTGAAATATTTACTGATGAATTCATTTTTTCCCTAAAACCCATAAATCACATTTTggaatttatatatatatacatacatacatatacatatatatatatatatatactaaacTATCTCCATTTTAGTcagtttcaaaaacacagaaggttcaaaatgaaatgaaaaatcaatatatttcattaatatttcattatatGATTGATGATCTACTTACtttaatgtgactttttttaTCCTTTAGTATCactttattcttattcttttaTCTGCTTCCTTCttgcttttacttgttttaatttattttatgagtCTGATGTTTGTAAACTGGTTTTAGAAAATGTGCCGTGCTAATAAAGATTTTATTAAACTACAATAATAAAATGTCAggttattatttatattattgttgttgtgacagTTTGGACGTCAGCCTCCTGCCATGTGACTGTAAATCCGTTTAGGAAAGGATtagtgtttcctctctctccgcctctatTCTCTCACTCCGATCACTCGTTTCATCATTCAGtcaattctgttttctttctgctgaaaactattttttatttgtacagaatcagagagagagagagagagacagagagagagagagagagagagagagagagagacagagagacagagagagagagagagagggagagaaagagagagagagagagagagacagagagagagagagagagagagacagagagagagagagacagagagagagagagagagagacagagagagagagagagagagagagagagagagagagagagagagagagagagagagagagaggatcaggATCAGTCAGACGATGCCTCAGCAGGTTCTCCTGGTTCTCCTGGTTctcctgttctgttgtgttctgctgGGATCCGTGGAGTCCAGTCTTCCTCCGCTCCCGTCAGCGCCGAGACCGGAGCCGCGCGACACGGTGGGTGTGACCTCAGTCCGGTCagatgcattctgggaaaccgTTACCTGAAGCTTAACGCTCAGTGTCTGTAAGGATCCAGGCTGCAGCTGCAGGACTTTACTGTCAAATCTGATGATTgaatgtaggggagagcggggtaagatgagccagtggGTGAGTTGAGCCACCCCCTGTATCCTAGCAACAATAAACAATGTGTCACGTGACCAGGCCTTTAGGAAGAGActttcaacatggctgccatgGAACCAGACACATAGGACAAGTAATAAGTACATTTATGCTCATAAAACTGCTTTTTGCAACAAAAAGTaaattttttacattcattgttTAATGGCTGTTGTCTCAATGCCAATTTAGCTACATTCAAAGAAATTGTTttaataaagataaagatgtttTAAAGTGACAACATTGTCTTCAATCTCATTTGGCTCAACTTGCCCACTTGCTAGGATCACATTGAGCCATggaaccacttttttttttaagtaatacaactttgttttaagttgtattttcattgtTCTTTCATTTAGCTTCATTCTGACCAGTTCATTTGAAAGTCGACATCCTGAAATATGGGtggaagcatttgttttaattctctctcatctttttttgccaaaataacattttgagtaAAAACTCACACATCTTACCCCACTCTCCCCTATTTAGATTTACCACACTACAATACCCAGCATCCTTTTTATACCAACAAGGcacaacttcctgttttggAATATTAGAGATAGATAACATGAAACAAGCTGCTGACAGAACGAAAAACTTAGCCTGCTAGCTAACCTGCTAGCTAACCTGCTAGCTAACGCTGCATCATGGAGATTTAACAGCTGTGACGTTCTGCTGTTTGGCTTCTGAACACCAGCAGGGAAAAGATTACAATTATACAATTATAAGAATTTGAATAAATaagagtttgatttctataatcagtttcaacttcaataaattcaatcattccatacaaattcagaaaacagaatttaaattcagtcgtctgctggaacaaatctcatcactttcaatctaagtcatttacacaaacacaagatctcaagtcatgtgactggagtccaagtcatgtgactggagtccccacctctgtctcGTTGCTGATGTACCTGTCGCTGTCAGACGAGTTTAACATGCTGTGGTTTAGTTGATGTGATGCTTCCTCCCTCCCAGCTGCTGGTGACCAGCGAGGCGTTCCATGTCTTCAGTCTGTAACTCAGATAAACGTGTGTTTCCTCCTCAGGTTAAAGTCCCGGGGAACGTCAGAGGGAACGTCAGAGGGAACGTCAGAGGGAACGTCCAGAGTTCTCTGAAGAACGAACTCAACCGGCTTCCTGGAGTGTGTCGCCGCCTCAGGAGACGCCGGATCACCGTGCTGGtaacaaaaaaatccatttcCACTGAACCGGACAGACAGTTAGAGCAGATTAAACTTTACTGATGAAACTCCCATGATCCTCGAGGGGGATTTGGGTAGAAATACCCTGAAAGAATAAAACTCTGTTGACGTCACACATCCGAAAATCACAAATGAGCAAAAGTAGTGAAGCAACTGATTTTAATATGAAGTAATGTCTTCCTGTTCGGTCTCTGATGCTGTGAACTGTGATCCATCCAGACTGAAACTACGGATCTAAACTGTTTCTTTGCACCTGATAAAAACAGAAGTATGAACTCGCTTGTTGTCGTCTCACtacactaacacacagttcactTTAACTTTCTGAAATCCGTTGTGATTGGCTGGGAGTGAGGTTTCCATGGAGACGGCCTGTCTGCActcactgcagctgaaaggCTTCGCTGTGTGAACAAGATCAACATCTAGTGACCAAACACTGGAATgatcactgagtgtgtgtgtgtgtgtgtgtgtgtgtggtacagtcTCAgtctatggagaaaatgaaaattaatCTAAAATGTATTTGCGTAGTAGACAATGTACAATGTGAAGTTTTTCTTACTGCAGCGTCCCAAGGAATTCCACAAaac
This region includes:
- the cart4 gene encoding cocaine- and amphetamine-regulated transcript 4, whose product is MDSVRSVLYLSVCLTLLTSLCRGQRSPDNQLPAAPDDPYQLGSAPRDLAEALQDLLQEADSRIGLSVEKKASVIPRCDVGERCAMKHGPRIGRLCDCLRGTACNTFFLRCY